A region of Bifidobacterium adolescentis ATCC 15703 DNA encodes the following proteins:
- a CDS encoding peptidase U32 family protein, which yields MQRRNKPEVLAPAGNLRGLKTAVDYGADAVYCGGKAFGMRSAPKNLSLEDFEEGARYAHERGARVYVTFNVLPRNNEVEAMREYLGKLKDTGVDALIVSDIGVMLMAKQVAPNLELHVSTQAGVTNYQAANAFYELGARRVVLAREMDLQAVRDIRARIPDDLDIECFVHGAMCMAFSGRCLFSNYLTGRDGNHGECAQPCRWKYSIVEEKRPGQYFPIEQTAEGAYLFNSQDMNMLAHIDDLLDSGATSLKIEGRSKSAYYIAAMTNAYKTAVNEYMVQRGFEDADGNVLKPFRDRVIRPGDPEYGKPDTEDAIMANADGAFAGKPDIDAVPVGGVPSGNVSAGNVSSGNIAIGEPDNLSYHARSTRRKSNTAAEILPEGWHHAGVRPAPHVTLPDWLLDEPDKVAHRDYSTGFYYPEHKVRQSTDRSAYFRAWLVVGEVLSWSPEDGGRVTIMSRNKIEAGQEVEFVLPGAAPFAYTVPAGGFRDADGHWVEAINNPAHVFSMPCPQEVPVNAAIRSRTKKPTLKAE from the coding sequence GTGCAAAGAAGAAACAAGCCAGAAGTGTTGGCCCCCGCAGGCAATTTGAGGGGACTGAAAACCGCGGTCGATTACGGTGCGGACGCCGTCTACTGCGGCGGCAAGGCGTTCGGCATGCGCAGCGCGCCGAAAAACCTGAGCCTCGAGGATTTCGAGGAAGGCGCACGCTACGCCCACGAGCGTGGAGCCCGCGTGTACGTCACCTTCAACGTGCTGCCGCGCAACAACGAGGTGGAAGCCATGCGCGAATACCTCGGCAAGCTGAAGGACACCGGCGTGGACGCGCTGATCGTCTCCGACATCGGCGTGATGCTCATGGCCAAGCAGGTGGCTCCGAACCTCGAACTGCATGTGAGCACGCAGGCCGGCGTCACCAACTACCAGGCCGCCAACGCGTTCTACGAACTGGGCGCGCGCCGCGTGGTGCTGGCCCGCGAAATGGACCTGCAGGCCGTGCGCGACATCCGCGCCCGCATTCCCGACGACCTCGACATCGAATGCTTCGTGCATGGCGCGATGTGCATGGCCTTCTCCGGACGCTGCCTGTTCTCCAACTATCTGACCGGCCGCGACGGCAACCACGGCGAATGCGCGCAGCCGTGCCGCTGGAAGTATTCGATCGTCGAAGAGAAACGCCCCGGCCAGTACTTCCCGATCGAACAGACCGCGGAAGGCGCGTACCTGTTCAATTCGCAGGACATGAACATGCTCGCCCACATCGACGATCTGCTTGATTCGGGCGCGACGAGCCTCAAGATCGAAGGCCGTTCCAAGAGCGCCTACTACATCGCCGCCATGACGAACGCCTACAAGACGGCCGTCAACGAATACATGGTCCAGCGCGGCTTCGAAGATGCCGACGGCAATGTTCTGAAGCCGTTCCGCGACCGCGTGATCCGTCCCGGTGACCCGGAATACGGCAAGCCGGACACCGAGGATGCGATCATGGCCAACGCCGATGGCGCGTTCGCCGGCAAGCCCGACATCGACGCCGTTCCCGTTGGGGGCGTGCCGTCCGGCAACGTTTCGGCTGGCAACGTTTCGTCCGGCAATATCGCGATTGGCGAGCCGGACAATCTGAGCTACCACGCACGCAGCACCCGACGCAAGTCGAACACCGCCGCCGAAATACTGCCGGAAGGCTGGCATCACGCCGGTGTACGGCCGGCACCGCATGTCACCCTGCCGGATTGGCTGCTCGACGAGCCCGACAAAGTGGCGCACCGCGACTACTCCACCGGCTTCTATTATCCGGAACACAAAGTGCGGCAAAGCACCGACCGTTCCGCATACTTCCGCGCATGGCTCGTCGTCGGCGAAGTGCTGTCATGGAGTCCGGAAGACGGAGGACGCGTGACCATCATGAGCCGCAACAAGATCGAAGCCGGCCAGGAAGTCGAATTCGTGCTGCCCGGCGCGGCCCCCTTCGCCTACACCGTGCCTGCCGGCGGTTTCCGTGACGCCGACGGCCACTGGGTCGAAGCCATCAACAACCCGGCGCACGTCTTCTCCATGCCGTGCCCACAGGAGGTGCCCGTCAACGCGGCCATCCGTTCGCGCACGAAAAAGCCGACGCTGAAAGCCGAATAG
- a CDS encoding aldo/keto reductase, translating into MTLFRDLGPFHTTAIGHGEMPLTIENNRGHDVGIETLHASLDAGCRHIDTAWAYYTPGEEEQTGEKLVREALETWKGPREEVTVATKVGLRRAWDGDKPIWPRDGKPEHLIEYGKQSAQALGVDSIDLLYLHRHDPEVPYNESCEGIKALLDQGVAQWAGVSNVSIEQLKIAQEILGDKLVAVQNQYSPIHLETQDTLEYCAKEGLAFVCWSPLGGYRHPYDEHLFDPFREVAAKHGVSYQRVVLAWELAKGDHMFVIPGAHRPETILDSLKADELELTDEELAFLG; encoded by the coding sequence ATGACGTTATTCCGCGATCTCGGACCATTCCATACCACCGCCATCGGCCACGGCGAGATGCCGCTAACCATTGAAAACAACCGGGGCCACGATGTCGGTATCGAGACCTTGCATGCATCTTTGGATGCTGGCTGCCGTCATATCGACACCGCGTGGGCGTATTACACCCCCGGTGAGGAGGAGCAGACCGGCGAAAAGCTGGTCCGCGAAGCACTGGAGACCTGGAAGGGACCTCGTGAGGAAGTCACCGTGGCCACCAAGGTCGGTCTGCGCCGCGCGTGGGATGGCGACAAGCCGATCTGGCCGCGCGACGGCAAGCCGGAACACCTCATCGAATACGGCAAGCAGTCCGCGCAGGCGCTCGGCGTCGACTCGATCGACCTGCTCTACCTGCATCGCCACGATCCGGAAGTGCCGTACAACGAGTCCTGCGAAGGTATCAAGGCGCTGCTCGACCAGGGCGTTGCCCAGTGGGCGGGTGTGTCCAACGTGAGCATCGAACAGCTCAAAATCGCACAGGAGATTCTCGGCGACAAGCTCGTTGCCGTGCAGAACCAGTATTCGCCGATCCATCTGGAAACCCAGGACACGTTGGAATACTGCGCGAAGGAAGGTCTCGCCTTCGTGTGCTGGAGTCCGCTCGGCGGCTACCGCCACCCGTACGACGAGCACCTGTTCGACCCGTTCCGCGAAGTGGCCGCCAAGCATGGCGTGAGCTACCAGCGCGTGGTGCTGGCTTGGGAGCTGGCCAAGGGCGACCACATGTTCGTGATTCCGGGCGCACACCGTCCCGAAACCATCCTCGACTCCCTGAAGGCCGACGAGCTCGAACTCACTGACGAGGAGCTCGCCTTCCTCGGCTGA
- a CDS encoding LemA family protein: MIVAIIIVVIIVLVLLWAMSAYNGLVTLRNRVKNGWAQIDVQLKQRADLIPNLVETVKGYAAHESNVFTQVTQARAGVIQAAQSGDVQQRIQAENQLSRALVNLQATAEAYPQLQANQNFMDLQGQLKGLEEKIAYARQFYNDVVQKYNTKIEVVPTNIIAGLFHFEQAAYFQVDEADRQAPQVKF; this comes from the coding sequence ATGATCGTAGCCATTATTATCGTCGTCATCATCGTTCTTGTGCTGTTGTGGGCAATGTCCGCCTACAACGGGCTGGTTACGCTGCGTAACCGGGTGAAGAACGGCTGGGCGCAGATTGACGTGCAGCTCAAGCAGCGTGCCGACCTCATTCCGAATCTGGTGGAAACCGTCAAAGGCTATGCTGCCCATGAATCCAACGTGTTCACGCAGGTGACGCAGGCTCGTGCCGGCGTCATCCAGGCTGCGCAAAGCGGTGATGTGCAGCAGCGCATCCAGGCCGAGAACCAGCTGAGCCGTGCGCTGGTGAACCTCCAGGCCACCGCCGAGGCATATCCGCAGCTGCAGGCCAACCAGAACTTCATGGATCTGCAGGGGCAGCTCAAGGGGCTCGAGGAGAAAATCGCCTACGCCCGCCAGTTCTATAACGATGTGGTGCAGAAGTACAACACCAAGATCGAGGTCGTGCCGACCAACATCATCGCCGGACTGTTCCACTTCGAGCAGGCGGCGTACTTCCAGGTCGACGAAGCGGACCGTCAGGCTCCGCAAGTCAAGTTCTGA
- a CDS encoding LysE/ArgO family amino acid transporter has protein sequence MGFFFQGLTLGLAYVAPIGMQNLFVIDSALTKPRRRALLTALIVLFFDVSLSLSCFFGIGKLMQDHAWLKLAILAIGGLVVIRIGAGLLFPGKGGDDGAAQTPQSQTSQSQGLAQRVTSKFGGDSELLHTIVTAGVVTWCNPQAIIDGTLMLGAFSATLTVGQSTPFITGVETASALWFFGITLLVSLFSHKFSPRIITAMNRVCGAVVVLYGVKLLADFAMAVL, from the coding sequence ATGGGATTCTTTTTCCAAGGGCTGACGTTGGGATTGGCGTATGTCGCGCCGATCGGTATGCAGAATCTGTTCGTCATCGATTCGGCGCTGACCAAGCCGCGCCGCCGCGCGCTGCTGACCGCGCTGATCGTACTGTTCTTCGACGTGTCGTTGTCGCTGTCCTGCTTTTTCGGCATCGGCAAGCTCATGCAGGACCACGCATGGCTGAAGCTGGCCATTCTGGCGATCGGCGGCTTGGTGGTCATCCGTATCGGCGCGGGTCTGCTGTTTCCCGGCAAGGGTGGCGATGATGGCGCCGCGCAAACGCCGCAGTCGCAGACCTCGCAATCGCAGGGCCTTGCGCAACGCGTCACTTCGAAATTCGGCGGCGACAGCGAGCTGCTGCACACCATCGTCACCGCCGGTGTGGTGACGTGGTGCAATCCGCAGGCCATCATCGACGGCACGCTGATGCTCGGCGCGTTCAGCGCGACGCTTACCGTCGGTCAGTCCACGCCGTTCATCACCGGCGTGGAAACCGCGTCGGCACTGTGGTTCTTCGGCATCACCCTGCTGGTGTCGCTGTTCAGCCACAAGTTCAGCCCGCGAATCATCACCGCGATGAACCGCGTGTGTGGCGCGGTGGTGGTGCTGTACGGCGTCAAACTACTAGCTGATTTCGCGATGGCCGTGCTGTAA
- a CDS encoding DUF2207 domain-containing protein gives MNGKRYGRGLIAAFSALVAVVAIILAVFVISGDEADLSYRSVDFDARLQSNGDIRFTEHLDYQLKRREDGNGDTKPWKQLYLTFKLRNQDLTNITDISVTNASTGEEYTQTDPQLPSGISDGTWDSTYAGHWYIADTTAGSDSPQPFDPTTDGIDPNGSGEQKNIEIGWNIPATVKQSSLKFDVSMTFHDMGTRHSDVTNLMWEMFPENNQVPAGKVTGTVRFPKGIASNNSWAWLHTEATSQTSRDADGTLHFTISDLRTNQYVDLVAAFDNTGAAGVERTQSGDYLDELKSTEAAKERQWRDRQRLKAQLTVAGWLICLIIGVLCCVLAIRGVLSANREARYQGGIEYWRDPPQVSPAASAYLIDVVDESVGDRSSRAMTATILALVVKKALAVYPGPSSLYQGIDLSQANASDLARMIASDPNRAKATASSSTLVIMPAALSHRNTLGLSQSEEACLELLIGISMRVGSPVFDFNQMDTACSDWEEGYQSLNRFKSACGLEFGALGAVKSVNGRWLVPSLCLMVIGAIGIFANGASNIAMALCLGVPFICIGVFCMAAGRSEGITERGQQYAGECLGLKRYMEDFSNFSNRGALDLTLWNWYMVYAAAFGISEKVAREFARAYPEVNDPQWLDTYGYDSLGYWTYRSQAWNGPINTNGMMPGGMYGGTQFMGGVGDIGSQISSGFASVSSTISAAAPSSSSGSGGSFSGGGFGGGGGGGGGGGGGGR, from the coding sequence ATGAACGGTAAACGGTACGGACGCGGGCTAATCGCCGCGTTCAGTGCGCTGGTGGCGGTGGTTGCCATCATCCTTGCGGTATTCGTCATATCCGGCGACGAGGCGGACCTGAGCTACCGCTCCGTCGACTTCGATGCACGGCTCCAGAGCAACGGCGACATTAGATTCACAGAGCATCTGGACTACCAGCTGAAGCGTCGCGAGGACGGCAACGGTGACACCAAGCCGTGGAAACAGCTGTATCTGACGTTCAAACTGCGCAACCAAGATCTGACGAACATCACCGACATCTCCGTGACCAACGCATCCACAGGCGAGGAATATACGCAGACCGATCCACAATTGCCATCCGGCATATCCGACGGCACATGGGACTCGACCTATGCCGGCCACTGGTACATCGCCGACACCACGGCCGGTTCCGACTCGCCGCAGCCGTTCGATCCCACTACCGACGGCATCGACCCGAATGGTTCCGGCGAGCAGAAGAACATCGAGATCGGCTGGAACATCCCCGCCACCGTCAAACAGAGCAGCCTCAAGTTCGATGTGAGCATGACGTTCCATGACATGGGCACGCGGCATAGCGACGTGACGAATCTCATGTGGGAGATGTTCCCTGAAAACAACCAGGTGCCGGCCGGCAAGGTCACCGGCACCGTGCGTTTCCCCAAAGGCATCGCCTCCAACAATTCGTGGGCGTGGTTGCATACCGAAGCCACCTCCCAGACATCGCGCGATGCGGACGGCACATTGCATTTCACCATCAGCGACCTGCGCACCAACCAATATGTCGACCTCGTCGCGGCCTTCGACAACACAGGCGCTGCCGGCGTCGAACGTACGCAGTCCGGCGATTATCTCGACGAACTGAAATCCACGGAGGCCGCCAAGGAACGGCAGTGGCGTGACCGACAACGGTTGAAGGCGCAGCTCACCGTCGCAGGCTGGTTGATTTGTCTGATAATCGGAGTGCTATGCTGCGTGCTGGCGATTCGTGGCGTGCTGTCGGCGAACCGCGAGGCCCGTTACCAAGGCGGCATCGAATATTGGCGCGATCCGCCGCAGGTCAGCCCTGCGGCCAGCGCGTATCTGATCGACGTGGTGGACGAATCCGTAGGTGACCGATCATCGCGTGCCATGACGGCGACGATACTGGCGTTGGTGGTCAAGAAGGCGCTTGCCGTCTACCCGGGGCCATCCAGCCTGTACCAAGGCATCGACCTGAGCCAAGCCAACGCCTCCGACCTCGCCCGCATGATTGCTTCCGATCCCAATCGAGCCAAGGCCACGGCTTCCTCCAGCACTCTGGTGATCATGCCGGCCGCGCTTTCCCATCGCAACACCCTCGGTCTGAGCCAGTCCGAGGAAGCCTGTCTGGAACTGCTGATCGGCATCTCCATGCGCGTCGGCTCGCCGGTGTTCGACTTCAACCAGATGGACACGGCCTGCTCCGACTGGGAGGAGGGCTACCAGTCCCTGAATCGGTTCAAGAGCGCCTGTGGCCTCGAATTCGGAGCGCTTGGCGCGGTGAAGAGCGTGAACGGACGGTGGTTGGTGCCGAGCCTATGTCTGATGGTCATCGGCGCTATTGGTATATTCGCCAACGGTGCGAGCAATATCGCGATGGCGCTGTGCTTGGGCGTGCCGTTCATCTGTATCGGCGTCTTCTGCATGGCCGCGGGCCGATCGGAAGGCATCACCGAACGCGGCCAGCAGTATGCCGGCGAATGCTTGGGACTCAAACGCTATATGGAAGATTTCTCCAATTTCTCCAATCGCGGAGCCCTTGATTTGACGCTATGGAACTGGTACATGGTCTACGCGGCGGCGTTCGGCATCTCCGAGAAGGTAGCGAGGGAATTCGCCCGCGCCTACCCCGAAGTCAACGACCCGCAATGGCTTGACACCTACGGTTATGACTCCTTGGGCTATTGGACCTATCGTTCCCAGGCGTGGAACGGTCCGATCAATACGAATGGCATGATGCCGGGTGGTATGTATGGCGGTACGCAATTCATGGGCGGCGTCGGTGACATCGGTTCGCAGATCAGCTCTGGATTCGCTTCGGTGAGTTCCACGATTTCCGCGGCCGCGCCTTCCTCATCCTCTGGCTCCGGCGGATCCTTCTCCGGTGGCGGCTTCGGCGGCGGTGGCGGAGGCGGCGGCGGTGGAGGCGGCGGAGGCCGATAG
- a CDS encoding polyphenol oxidase family protein: MSSTQYDDAILDSNAIDPTDKNGNPIPVTIPIMLAPGIKVVYTTRLGGTSEGDFAHFNLGGKSGDKPEHVLANRKALADVLGAKISLISQVHSGDAVDVDESFVINQPFGFDVSGTKKPEDETDGENNATGNDGEPTVIEADGQVTSRKNVALGMFAADCLPVLMADPEAGVIGAAHCGRRGLQKGVIGATIEKMVSKGAQPERIVATLGPCICGDCYEVGGDIADEFDAQFPGTFTLSRFGQPGIDIAAAALQELAKAGVPADNIVSSRPRVNAATQYLSEDEELAGICAADGEGDPKLSERFNKIRRSLCTLENPLWFSHRRASLAKKQHEGRMLALIVRE; encoded by the coding sequence ATGAGCAGCACACAATACGATGACGCGATCCTCGATTCCAACGCCATCGACCCCACTGACAAAAACGGCAACCCGATTCCCGTGACCATTCCGATCATGCTGGCCCCCGGCATCAAAGTCGTCTACACCACGCGACTCGGCGGCACCAGCGAAGGCGATTTCGCGCACTTCAACCTCGGCGGCAAATCCGGCGACAAACCGGAACACGTGCTCGCCAACCGCAAGGCGCTCGCCGACGTGCTCGGCGCGAAAATCAGCCTCATCAGCCAGGTGCATTCCGGCGACGCGGTGGACGTGGACGAATCATTCGTCATCAACCAGCCGTTCGGATTCGACGTGTCCGGCACGAAGAAGCCGGAAGACGAGACGGACGGCGAAAACAACGCGACGGGGAATGACGGTGAGCCGACCGTCATCGAAGCCGACGGCCAAGTGACGTCCCGGAAGAACGTGGCGCTCGGCATGTTCGCCGCCGACTGCCTGCCGGTGCTCATGGCCGATCCCGAAGCCGGCGTGATCGGCGCAGCGCACTGCGGCCGTCGCGGTCTGCAGAAAGGCGTGATCGGCGCGACCATCGAGAAGATGGTGTCCAAGGGCGCCCAGCCGGAACGTATCGTCGCCACGCTCGGCCCCTGCATCTGCGGCGACTGCTACGAGGTCGGTGGCGACATCGCCGACGAATTCGATGCGCAGTTCCCGGGAACCTTCACGTTGAGCCGATTTGGCCAGCCGGGCATCGACATCGCCGCGGCCGCCCTGCAGGAGCTTGCCAAAGCGGGCGTGCCGGCCGACAACATCGTCTCATCCCGTCCACGCGTCAACGCGGCCACGCAGTACCTGTCCGAAGACGAGGAACTGGCCGGCATCTGCGCCGCCGATGGCGAAGGCGATCCGAAGCTTTCCGAACGGTTCAACAAGATCCGCCGCAGCCTGTGCACGCTCGAAAACCCGCTGTGGTTCTCGCATCGCCGCGCGTCGCTCGCCAAAAAACAGCATGAAGGACGCATGCTGGCGCTGATCGTACGCGAATAA
- a CDS encoding PLP-dependent aminotransferase family protein gives MARIAPLNIDWKPDRTTGEPVTEQIVGYMCEQVHSGNWPIGSRLPSQRALAEWFGVNRSTVIAAINELSDYGIVEGQHGAGTRIVSNTWSLMLPGAPDWADYVDSGFFKANNDTIQAINRYEFTPNMTRIGTGELDPRLFPKAMWRQVLGEAADEIETLGYPPPEGLPELREAIAAHMRATGVDCTASQVLVTSGALQALQMISVSLLPAGTTVYAESPSYIKSLQVFQSAGMHLEGVPMDDDGLNVQALRGLLAEGELDTGRPAPLNARNRKGNAILYTIPTNHNPTGVTMSDKRRHELVELSVDSRLPIIEDGAYRDLYFEDDAPLPSLKALDETGMVITLGSASKSLAPGLRIGWLVAAEPIVQRLADVKMQMDYGASVLSQWTFARFLTNGMYDEYVAGLKRELRHRRDRALVTLQEKMDGLAHWNVPSGGFYIWMTFDRPIRMNRLFQLAAERGVLLNPGDIYDFAADNSLRLSYSYTTPEEFADAVDVLAAVARELA, from the coding sequence ATGGCACGCATCGCGCCGCTGAACATCGATTGGAAACCGGACCGTACCACCGGCGAACCCGTCACCGAACAAATCGTCGGGTACATGTGCGAACAGGTGCACAGCGGCAATTGGCCGATTGGCTCGCGTCTGCCGTCGCAACGCGCGCTCGCCGAATGGTTCGGCGTGAACCGGTCCACCGTCATCGCGGCCATCAACGAGCTGTCCGATTATGGCATCGTCGAAGGGCAGCATGGAGCGGGCACGCGAATCGTCAGCAACACGTGGTCGCTGATGCTGCCGGGCGCGCCCGACTGGGCCGATTACGTGGATTCCGGCTTCTTCAAAGCCAACAACGACACCATCCAAGCCATCAACCGGTACGAGTTCACGCCGAACATGACGCGCATCGGCACCGGCGAGCTCGACCCGCGGCTCTTTCCGAAAGCCATGTGGCGGCAGGTGCTCGGCGAGGCGGCGGACGAGATCGAAACGCTCGGCTACCCGCCGCCCGAAGGCCTGCCCGAACTGCGCGAGGCCATCGCGGCGCACATGCGCGCCACCGGCGTCGACTGCACGGCAAGCCAGGTGCTGGTCACATCCGGCGCGTTGCAGGCGCTGCAGATGATTTCGGTGAGCCTGCTGCCGGCCGGCACCACCGTATACGCGGAATCGCCGAGCTACATCAAGTCGCTGCAGGTGTTCCAGTCGGCCGGCATGCATCTGGAAGGCGTGCCGATGGACGACGACGGCCTCAACGTGCAGGCATTGCGCGGCCTGCTGGCGGAAGGGGAGCTTGACACCGGCCGTCCGGCGCCGCTCAACGCGCGCAACCGCAAAGGCAATGCGATCCTGTACACGATTCCGACCAATCACAATCCGACAGGCGTCACTATGAGCGACAAACGCCGGCATGAACTGGTCGAGCTTTCCGTGGACAGCCGACTGCCGATCATCGAGGACGGCGCCTACCGCGACCTGTATTTCGAGGATGATGCCCCGCTGCCGTCGCTGAAGGCCCTCGATGAGACCGGCATGGTCATCACGCTCGGCAGCGCGTCCAAGTCGCTGGCTCCCGGCTTGCGCATCGGATGGCTGGTCGCCGCCGAACCGATCGTGCAGCGGCTCGCCGACGTGAAAATGCAGATGGACTACGGTGCGAGCGTGCTGAGCCAGTGGACGTTCGCGCGATTCCTCACGAACGGCATGTACGACGAATACGTGGCCGGCCTGAAACGGGAGCTGCGGCACCGCCGCGACCGCGCGCTCGTTACGCTGCAGGAGAAAATGGACGGGCTCGCCCACTGGAACGTGCCGTCCGGCGGCTTCTACATTTGGATGACCTTCGACCGGCCGATACGCATGAACCGCCTGTTCCAGCTGGCCGCCGAACGTGGCGTGCTGCTCAACCCCGGCGACATCTACGATTTCGCCGCCGACAACTCCCTGCGCCTGAGCTACTCCTACACCACGCCGGAAGAGTTCGCCGACGCCGTGGACGTACTCGCCGCCGTCGCACGCGAGCTGGCGTAG
- a CDS encoding DUF2207 domain-containing protein, producing MNIRRTLVSLLSTIVVTLTMLGIVLINAQTSDEEPDLSYRTLDYDVAVQRNGDLKVTQHIDMRLKDRGRDWKQMYQRYTLKSKNLTDISDIGVKDVSNGETYRQGDFVFPDNADNWNDEHAGRWYIVDVTEDENDPQPFNPQTDGLSDDGQADKTLEIGWNIPQTVSEDSLKFDVSMTLHGVSTAYDDVVSFQWEPFGEENQIPIGTVTGKVTFPNGINGKNSWAWLHTKNTSTTNRGDNGSLMFSANDVRAGDYLDVVAMFDASQAQGVARTKSGAYKQRLIDDETKQEREWRSSQHTKAVKRVAGWIFAALIGIALAVAALYFAIVSFRKSQYKGDIEYWRDLPDLSPAAAAKMEDIMSASSSIFGSGKTKNADKLANRQMSATVMSLASKGAIAIYPGPVDLYNGIDLTTTSAASVAGMLGSNAASARKLKKTSTIAIMPVVCDDIGSLLLSSSERAVLDILLKASSRLHDAQVFDLKQMSKAFKHYSSGYKLLETFDNACSMEFDDLHAVKPMGLLSYLFSGLGIAFAFFLALKYVQDGELAVALVVCVPVVALCAFAAAYGKRYVLTDEGQRYGGQVAGLKRYLTDFSDFTDRGVLDMTLWGRYMVYATAFGISKKAMAQLARAYPEVADPQWLDEHAGTSYMYMPLRSSSLLGASVGTSLGASTIDPAAFSANFGDLGAQLSSSFADVRSTISAAAPSSSSGGSGSSGGSGGSFSGGGFGGSSGGSGGGSFGGR from the coding sequence ATGAATATCAGACGTACGTTGGTCAGTCTGCTGTCCACGATTGTGGTCACGTTGACGATGTTGGGCATCGTGCTCATCAATGCGCAGACCTCCGATGAGGAACCCGATTTAAGCTACCGCACGCTTGACTACGACGTGGCGGTGCAGAGGAACGGCGATCTCAAAGTCACGCAGCATATCGACATGAGGCTGAAGGACCGTGGCCGTGACTGGAAGCAGATGTATCAGCGGTATACGCTGAAATCCAAGAATCTCACGGATATCAGCGATATTGGGGTCAAGGACGTATCCAACGGCGAGACATACCGCCAGGGCGACTTCGTCTTCCCCGACAATGCCGACAACTGGAACGACGAGCATGCGGGACGGTGGTACATCGTGGACGTCACTGAGGATGAGAACGATCCTCAGCCGTTCAATCCGCAGACCGATGGGTTAAGTGATGACGGTCAGGCCGACAAAACACTTGAAATCGGTTGGAATATTCCACAAACCGTATCCGAGGACAGTCTCAAATTCGATGTATCCATGACGCTGCATGGCGTGAGCACCGCCTATGACGACGTCGTCTCCTTCCAATGGGAGCCGTTCGGCGAGGAAAACCAGATTCCCATCGGTACGGTGACGGGCAAAGTCACATTCCCCAACGGCATTAACGGCAAGAATTCGTGGGCATGGCTGCACACCAAAAATACCTCCACCACGAACCGCGGCGATAATGGTTCCCTGATGTTCTCCGCCAATGATGTGCGCGCCGGCGACTATTTGGATGTCGTGGCCATGTTCGATGCCTCGCAAGCGCAAGGCGTGGCACGCACCAAGTCCGGCGCATACAAGCAACGGCTTATCGACGATGAAACCAAACAGGAACGGGAATGGAGGTCCAGTCAGCATACGAAGGCCGTCAAACGGGTGGCCGGCTGGATATTCGCGGCGTTGATCGGCATCGCGCTTGCTGTGGCGGCGCTGTATTTCGCCATCGTCAGCTTCCGCAAATCGCAATACAAGGGCGATATCGAATACTGGCGGGACCTGCCTGACCTAAGTCCAGCAGCCGCCGCGAAGATGGAGGATATCATGAGCGCATCCTCCTCGATATTCGGTTCCGGCAAGACCAAGAACGCCGACAAACTGGCCAACAGACAGATGTCCGCCACGGTGATGTCGCTTGCCTCGAAAGGCGCGATCGCCATCTATCCGGGGCCGGTGGACCTGTATAACGGCATTGATTTGACCACGACGAGCGCGGCTTCGGTGGCTGGCATGCTCGGTTCCAATGCGGCGTCCGCGCGCAAACTGAAGAAGACCAGCACCATCGCTATCATGCCGGTGGTGTGTGACGACATCGGTTCGTTGCTGCTCAGTTCCTCCGAAAGAGCGGTGCTTGACATCCTGCTTAAAGCGTCATCGCGTCTGCATGATGCGCAGGTGTTTGATTTGAAACAGATGAGCAAGGCCTTCAAACACTATTCGAGCGGTTACAAGCTGTTGGAAACCTTCGACAACGCGTGCTCCATGGAATTCGATGACTTACATGCCGTCAAGCCTATGGGATTGCTCAGCTATCTGTTCAGTGGGCTGGGTATTGCGTTCGCCTTCTTCCTGGCGTTGAAATACGTGCAGGACGGTGAGCTTGCCGTGGCGCTGGTCGTCTGCGTTCCGGTGGTCGCGCTTTGCGCTTTCGCCGCAGCATACGGGAAACGCTATGTGCTGACCGATGAGGGGCAACGCTATGGTGGGCAAGTCGCCGGATTGAAACGCTATCTTACGGATTTCAGCGATTTCACCGACCGAGGCGTGCTCGACATGACGTTGTGGGGCCGGTACATGGTGTATGCCACCGCGTTCGGCATTTCCAAGAAGGCGATGGCCCAGCTAGCCAGAGCATATCCCGAAGTGGCCGATCCGCAGTGGTTGGATGAGCATGCCGGCACCTCGTACATGTACATGCCCTTGCGTTCCAGCAGCCTGCTTGGCGCATCCGTCGGCACGTCGCTTGGCGCCTCCACGATTGATCCGGCCGCATTCAGCGCGAATTTCGGCGATCTCGGTGCGCAGCTGAGTTCCAGTTTCGCCGATGTGCGCAGCACGATCTCCGCGGCGGCCCCATCCTCCTCATCCGGAGGTTCCGGAAGCTCCGGCGGTTCCGGTGGTTCCTTCTCCGGCGGCGGTTTCGGAGGATCGTCCGGCGGCTCCGGCGGCGGTTCGTTCGGAGGCCGATGA